A section of the Hevea brasiliensis isolate MT/VB/25A 57/8 chromosome 17, ASM3005281v1, whole genome shotgun sequence genome encodes:
- the LOC110666681 gene encoding uncharacterized protein LOC110666681, protein MDKASTKTTLRRSKWQYPPPPPTPRILHLPRRPHRKPPAKASATKSSSQRDRKGKLESLFDQEREFTRGFTPVVTVSGGGDYQCEEERRERVEERESVVMEEEKWKFQAEILRAECNLLRMEREIAVKKMERRRVQVERALRSAVQTLLAGREKMCNGKNANMVLEVEIIELAEKLEKLQKRSRNKDLDVRKGCNFDKQASLLQRRLHKFAGESDEICVKEIQEMAEACLSINTTSSIKENFVLNCSSNMEALRKKVEGLSKGNLLERMEVEYGSMLSTANSSASSSSYAATSKRFELLEISSSSMIQPCKERKPYEERACSGCCKAIVQRVVEQVRAETEQWSQMQEMLGQVRNEMEELQASRDFWEDRALDSDHQIQSLNSAVKKWRRQALSSEAKANELQAQVSLLRAEMEKLRKEKTRKTNRNKISAANLHESPNEMEKRVLVCRLKENGQANDDCCKHQESLENGRKTSGSGLNTLKRSPFRDIGNSSPLLRQNNRGVFPLHCPLSYNVQRDS, encoded by the exons ATGGACAAAGCATCGACAAAAACAACATTGAGGAGGTCAAAATGGCAATACCCACCACCGCCACCTACACCAAGAATCCTGCATTTGCCTCGCAGGCCTCACAGGAAGCCACCAGCAAAGGCTAGTGCTACCAAGTCCAGTTCACAAAGAGATAGGAAAGGTAAGCTGGAGAGTTTGTTTGATCAAGAAAGAGAGTTTACAAGAGGGTTTACTCCAGTTGTAACGGTGAGTGGTGGAGGAGATTATCAGTGTGAggaggagaggagagagagagtggaGGAAAGAGAGAGCGTGGTGATGGAGGAGGAGAAGTGGAAGTTTCAAGCTGAGATATTGAGGGCAGAGTGTAATTTGCTAAGGATGGAAAGAGAGATTGCTGTGAAGAAGATGGAGAGAAGAAGGGTCCAGGTGGAAAGGGCTTTGAGATCTGCTGTTCAAACTCTGCTTGCT GGGAGAGAAAAGATGTGCAATGGAAAGAATGCAAACATGGTTTTGGAGGTAGAGATCATAGAATTGGCTGAGAAACTAGAGAAGTTGCAGAAGAGATCAAGAAATAAGGATTTAGATGTTCGAAAGGGTTGCAATTTTGATAAACAAGCATCTCTTCTTCAAAGAAGGCTACACAAGTTTGCAGGAGAATCAGATGAGATATGTGTGAAGGAGATTCAAGAGATGGCAGAAGCATGCTTGTCCATCAATACCACTAGCAGCATCAAAGaaaattttgttttgaattgcAGCAGCAAT ATGGAGGCTCTGAGAAAGAAAGTGGAGGGATTGTCAAAGGGTAATCTGCTAGAGAGGATGGAAGTTGAATATGGGTCGATGCTCTCTACAGCCAACAGTTCTGCTTCTAGTTCTAGTTATGCTGCCACTTCCAAGCGATTCGAACTCTTAgagatatcttcatcctcaatGATACAACCATGCAAG GAGAGAAAGCCTTATGAGGAGAGAGCATGTTCAGGATGCTGCAAGGCAATAGTGCAAAGGGTTGTGGAGCAAGTTCGGGCTGAGACAGAGCAATGGTCCCAAATGCAAGAGATGCTGGGCCAAGTCCGGAATGAGATGGAGGAATTGCAGGCTTCTAGAGATTTTTGGGAAGATCGAGCACTTGATTCTGATCATCAAATTCAATCACTAAACTCTGCT GTGAAAAAATGGAGACGGCAAGCTCTCTCCTCAGAAGCCAAGGCAAATGAGCTACAAGCTCAGGTATCACTGCTTCGAGCTGAGATGGAAAAGTTGAGGAAGgaaaaaacaagaaaaacaaatagGAACAAAATCTCAGCAGCGAATTTGCATGAATCGCCAAACGAGATGGAGAAAAGAGTACTGGTTTGTCGATTGAAGGAAAATGGCCAAGCAAATGATGATTGCTGCAAGCATCAGGAGTCATTGGAAAATGGAAGAAAAACAAGTGGAAGTGGACTTAATACTTTGAAACGCTCACCATTTAGAGATATTGGAAATTCATCACCATTGTTAAGGCAAAATAACAGGGGAGTTTTTCCTTTGCACTGTCCCCTCTCTTACAATGTGCAGAGAGATTCCTAA
- the LOC110666688 gene encoding probable beta-1,3-galactosyltransferase 8, producing MRGKPINSGKAIIVLCIASFIAGSLFTSRTGTHPSPSQAKDRQNVPLISHYVNKLQEVKRDCDHKRKFAEGKPGDIMGEVKKTHKAIKSLENTISALEMELTAARTSRSSGQLSLERPTNRSLQKAFVVIGINTAFSSSKRRDSVRETWMPKGDKLKELEKEKGIVIRFVIGHSATPGGVLDQALDSEEAEHKDFLRLKHVEGYHQLSTKTRLYFSTAVSIWDANFYMKVDDDVHVNLGMLTTTLAKHRSKPRIYIGCMKSGPVLSQKGVKYHEPEFWKFGEEGNKYFRHATGQIYAISKDLATYISINSPILHRYANEDVSLGSWFIGLEVEHVDERSMCCGTPPDCEWKAQAGKVCVASFDWSCSGICKSVERMKHVHSSCGEGEGGVWNVDVLS from the exons ATGAGAGGAAAGCCAATCAATTCAGGAAAAGCCATTATTGTGCTGTGCATTGCAAGCTTCATCGCTGGTTCTCTGTTTACTAGTAGAACAGGGACTCATCCTTCTCCTTCACAGGCTAAAGATCGTCAGAATGTTCCTCTCATTTCTCATTATGTGAACAAGCTGCAGGAAGTGAAACGAGATTGCGATCACAAGCGT AAATTTGCTGAAGGAAAACCTGGAGATATCATGGGAGAAGTTAAGAAAACCCATAAAGCTATCAA GTCACTGGAGAATACAATTTCTGCGTTGGAAATGGAATTAACAGCGGCTCGAACAAGCCGATCAAGTGGCCAGCTTTCACTAGAAAGACCCACCAATCGATCTCTGCAAAAGGCATTTGTTGTGATTGGAATAAACACCGCATTCAGCAGCAGCAAACGCCGAGACTCAGTTCGAGAAACTTGGATGCCAAAAg GGGATAAATTGAAGGAATTGGAGAAAGAGAAAGGGATTGTGATAAGGTTTGTGATTGGACACAGTGCAACACCAGGTGGGGTTCTTGATCAAGCGTTGGATTCAGAAGAAGCAGAGCACAAAGACTTTCTTAGGCTGAAACACGTAGAGGGTTACCACCAGCTCTCCACCAAGACCAGATTATACTTCTCCACTGCGGTTTCCATTTGGGACGCCAATTTCTACATGAAGGTAGACGATGATGTTCATGTCAATTTAGGTATGCTAACCACCACTCTCGCTAAACACAGATCCAAGCCTAGGATCTATATCGGCTGCATGAAGTCTGGTCCAGTTCTCTCTCAAAA AGGGGTTAAATATCATGAGCCAGAGTTCTGGAAGTTTGGCGAAGAAGGGAACAAATACTTCAGACATGCAACTGGCCAAATCTATGCCATTTCCAAGGACCTTGCTACCTATATCTCCATTAACTC TCCGATATTGCATAGATATGCCAATGAAGATGTTTCTTTGGGGTCATGGTTCATTGGATTGGAAGTTGAACATGTGGATGAGCGTTCCATGTGTTGTGGAACCCCTCCAG ATTGTGAATGGAAGGCCCAAGCAGGGAAGGTATGCGTGGCATCATTCGACTGGTCATGCAGTGGAATATGCAAATCAGTGGAGAGAATGAAACACGTGCACAGTTCTTGTGGGGAAGGAGAAGGCGGTGTTTGGAACGTTGACGTTTTAAGTTAA